The Neurospora crassa OR74A linkage group I, whole genome shotgun sequence genome segment AAGGATCACCAGTAGAACCGTGAATCCTGGTATGTGAGACAATCTTGTACAACTGCGACGCCTCTTGATCTAAACATTTATATTGAGGGGTATCTGCGACATATACAGAATCTTCTAGATATCTATGTACGGACATGGCGAACCCACCCTGACCATGTCGGTTCTCATTTGTCCCTAATAAGTTGACCATAGCCAGACCGGGTTCAGAAAACGATCTCGATCAGTCGTGCAGCGTCGAAATTATCCTCAACGTGCTCACCAACTGATCCACCCCTAAACATCGTTtcattccttcttctcataCTCTTTCTCTGCCAAGGCCTGCTGGAATTCCGCGATAGCGTTCTCCAAAGCCTGCTGACTGAAACCAGTCGAGTTCACCAACTCATCAACCCTCGTCGGGCTCCTCAGATCAGCCTCAAGCTGCGTCGTAACCGTATAAGCGCGTTCCGCCTGGTTAGGCTTGACAATCGTCGATGTCTTGGTCGCCTTGTTCCCGCCCTTGGACTCAAAGGGCGAGACGAACACCAAATTTGTCACGGCAGCATTAAGGTTCGTCAACTCCACCGGGGCCTTGTTATCCACCACATCCCACTTCATGATCTGGCCCTTGGGGTGGCCCGTCAGGAGCGTCGTGCCGTCGTAGCTAAAAGCCAAGCAAGACGCTGGGCCAGCACCAGTAGGCTGTGTCGCGCCAAACGGCTGCGAGATCTGCATGACCGTTGCCGCGTCCTCGGACTGCGCGCCCAGCAGCGCCTTGCTGTCGCCCTTGAAGAACTCGGCCATGTACAGCGACGAGTCCTCGCACCCGACGATGATGGCGCGCCCGGCCGGGTCTAGAGACATGCACAAGGGAGAAGTGGGGAACAAGAGGGTGCGCAGTGCGTCACCGGTTTGGTAGTTCCAGATGATGCAGGACTTGTCTTTGCTGGCGGATACACAGAGGTTGGTGTCGTAAGAAACGGAGGCGTTGACGGAGAGGGCGGTGATGGCGGCGCGGTGGTTGGAGAGACTCCGCTCTGGCTCGTGTTCGGCAGATGAAGGGGTGAGCTCGAGTAGTGAGGAGAGGGACCACACGTGGATGTCTGAGTCGTCAGAGCCCGTCAGGACGTGGAAGGGCGTGGCTATCACGCAGGAGACTGCTTGGACGTGGCGCGCTGGGGTTGAGACTAAGCGGCCGGTGGATGTCTGATAGGCaagggatattattagtGTCTTGTAtggggtggggggggggggggggggggggggggggaattaATCTTTCGTTTCTCTTATAGCGTACCTCCCAAAGCATGAGCCGACCTTCTGCTGTGCCCAGTACGAGGACGTCACCAGCCAAAGTCAAGCACCGAATTCTTTCGGGGAAGGCCACAAAGGCCTCCTGGTTGCCGCGTATCCTTGAGTAAACGTGGACATAGGCTTTATTTTCTTGAGCAGCGTAGACGTGTGAGTCGCTGACGGCAACGCAGTTCACCGGCGCCGAGCTCTTCTTGAAGTTGTACTTGACTGAGTAGGTAGGGCTCAGAGTGTGGCCGTAGATGCCCACGTCCTTGGCGATGGACGTGTTGGAGCTCAGAGGAGCGCCGCAGATGGCCGAAACGAATTCTTCCGACAGCatattttcttccttttccctttttttcttgctggGCTAGATATATGTGGCTTGCCTatctcttcctctctgcTCTCTTCTTCCGTAGGTCAGGACCTTGTCCCGATTTGACCTTTTCGGACCCTTTTTGGAAGCAGCCGCGGAATGCGACAGGCGTGGCAGACGCGTGACTTTTGCTGTAAGTGTAGAGATGTGTCGTGAATCCTGACGAAAACGCAGGTTGACGAAAGGTATGTTTCCTCTTCCGTCCTTCTTTGGTGGATGTCGTGTGCAGTGATTGGTACAACACAAAATTTGAAGTTACCGTCCTCACGCCGGCGGATAAGATCTGGATTCTGAAACGGGGTGTTGACTGGTTGATCTGATGCAAGAAATCCCGAAGGAGTTCAGGATGCTGCAGGTCTTGAAGATACGCTGTATTCCAGATgtgcctcttcctcccaagAACcaatggtggtgttgtcaaGATGTGATGTGGTGAGATTCTCATGAAATTTTGATTTTTGTAATGACGGCGTACGGTATACTATGTAGTACACGTTAGTGGAGCTCGGACGCCAAGATCGCCAAGCAAACATTCGAGCGAGAACGGGGCCAGGGCAGGACGGGAGCTTGGACCCCGATGCAAGTCATTCAGTCTCCCGCAAAAGTCACCCCTGCCACTGTCCATCATGCGCTGCTACTCTTGTTGTCACTCCGCATcaatatactactttatcTACCGGTACTATCCTGCCGTCAACCTTTCAGCCGCAATAAATACCGTATACATCACGAGGTGCCATTGTTACTCTCTTGCCTGTTCTCTGCGCAAATCTCGCAATTGTTCCTGAGCTCAGATGCGGTTTGTGAGCAATTGGAGGCCAATCAAGGGCAATCCAAGAATACTTAGTACCACACCACCTTGCCTAGTTCCCCTCAATCCTCGTTATgtttatttttttccccgCTGCGTCACTCGTCACTCCAGAccctttcccctctttctcAACATTCCTTTTTCTCGACGATCCCTTCTCCATTGGTTCGCCCTCGCAAACCGGTGGGATAAGGGGAAGAAAATATCTGATTTATGTTGACTGACGCACACCTCGTGGCTCGTGCGAATAGCTTCCGCCCACCAACTCCACTCCCCGTCAAGTATGGAGCAGACAAGAAAGACACTATCCGGACAGGAACAAGCCAACAACATGCCACCATGTCACGGTGAACACGAAATATTGTTCGGGAAGTGGCTGCTTCACCCTTGAATTTCCCTCGACGACACCTATGCTAAGACGATATGGCTGGCTTGGTTGAACTGACGGGTATCCAAGACGCGGTATCTGTGTCTATCCGTCCGTGATTGATAACTTTTCATGTCTGCCGCCGATGGCCAAGTGGAAAGCTCACGCAAGAGTTCGTCGATGTGAGCTGGATACTAGTTCGTGCTACTATTTTGCCCCCTGCATCGCGACCTTCACAGTACGCCCGATTACGCCTCCAATTGTTGGCCACtatctcctttctttttcttgtctaGCTCGCTGGCCTCAATATGTCGCGACGGACAAGATAAGCCACGACACAACGGAACATTTCCTGTTCTTGTCTTCAATGGCCGTAAGCCGGCCACAGCTCCTCCATCAAGGTTCCGTATAACAGCGACCTCGTGTCCGCGCTCTCAGGGCACACGCAGTGTCTTCGTCATCTATATCACTGTCTCGGCTTTAAACACCTTCTCGATCCCTCGCGTGTTGGAAACCAAGGGCGACATTCCATCCACTCACTGTCTTACTCGAATCTGCTGCGCTCTGTCGGCATAACTGTTTTGACAGCGCCGGGTATCACCACATGAAACTTAATGTTATATAGTGTGAGTCCACGATGATGACCCATGTTGCTCGGTACCCAAACATTCTATGCGAATGACGCTCGTCAGTTGCGGTCTTCCCCCAAAGAAAAAGCGACTGCCCCGCAACGTCATGTCTGCTTGGTTCGCGATTGCTCACCCCGACTTTTCTTGACCACTCAGTTGCTCATCTTTCTAACTTTATCTGGTAGGCCACTGTCTAGCTTGTTTCGCTGTTAGAGGCGGGATTGGAAGGACTGTTCCAAAACATTACACGGCAGACTTGGTGTATCGGCATTTCTGCTAGAACCCGGTGTCACCGTCACACTAATCACCGTCTCCCATCCACTTCCACCCAGCGCCCATACCTTCCAACACCGTACGCGCTTTTGTACGAGGCAAGCTCCCTTCGCCGTGGCAGGGATATGCCCCGGCATCATATCAACAGGCGATCAGCGCAGGGATCCATGACCACTTCACTTAACCCCAACAACGATCTGACTTGACCACGAGTCACTCTTCCTGCGTCCTTCCTGCGACCTGCATCCTGTATTGACAAGGTGGCGGGCAGAGGTGGCAGCTaagcttctgcttcttccctTCGGTTGACGTCCGGTTTACTTCAAGGTTCTTCTCGTCCGGTGTCGTCAAGACAGTCCGCCACCAAACCCTTTTCGACTTCTTTCCCCGGCACAGCTATCAAAATGGAGGTTGAGACGCAGTTCAGAGACTTTAACTTCCCCGAGCTCCTGGCCCAGAGCTTGGAGGAATCCGAGGTTTTCTTTAACACCAAGTCTATGACCGCCGGTTACCCATGCCAAGGTCTCGCAGCAGCGACCCACGTGGATGAGGATTATCCGTATCGAACATCAGATCAAATGACAATCCAAGGCCAGGgaccaaaccaccaccaccgccgaacCTCCTCTCGCACTTCATCCCATTACAAATCTGTGGCCCCTCAGAGTGTCCAGCAATCGCTTCACGAGGGCACGGAGCGCAGATTGGCGGCAGACATGCCCCGGTACCATGAGCAATTTGGGGCCGCAGACGACTCTTCTGACACCTCCAGTGATTCATCCGTAGAGATGATGCCACCTTCGATCAGAACCCGCCAGCAATCAGTGGTCACAACCACTACCTCGATCTCCGGTTGCAGCTCTTCGCCATTCTCGAGCAAGCCCCACTCCCCCTCTTCCAACTCATCGAAACCGACTCCCAACCGCCAAGGAACGTGGTTTGATGATGAGCCAGACCCGATGTCAGGATCAGGAGAGCCCGACATGGCCAACGACCGTTATGTGGCCCCTCGGCCGCAAACAGCCCGTGGATTTAACGACACGATTCTCGGCAAGGATGTGCCATCCTCTCCTAGTTCGTCGACGACACCTTTCCCCAATGCAGTCCCAGTGGCATTGCCGATTCACTTGACTGAGAACGGGGATCGTCCGCGCACATCTTCCGGACAGTCTTGCATAGGAAAGCCTCGCATAATTGACATCCATCCGCCAGTTGTGCCCAAAAGAAAGTCATCCCTAAGACGACTCCATGTTCAGGAACCCCCCGCGGTACCGGCATTCTGTCAACAGGAAGGGCTCGCCAGCGATGCGGACAGTTTACAAGATAGCATGGTCCAGACAAGGGGTATAACGCTGCTCCCTTCTCCGACGTTGCCAGTACTTTCGACGCCCGGAGGCAGGACGATCATCGATGCCTCCAAAAGGCCGTCACTTGAGCtgtatataaagaagaaggttccGCACTCGCAGACGTTGCCTGAGGAGGTTGGAGCGAGCAGGAAGGAAAGTGCGAGGCATGAACGGCCTTCGGGGGACAGCGTCCAGGATCTACGCTCAAAGTTGGATGTGAAGACTTCGACTGGGCACGTTCAAGACTGGATTCGATCGCATACGGAGCCAGCGGTTGGCCGTGTTCGGGCTCCTAGTTTCGTTCCAAACAGTCCCGTGGCTGGTGTTCCCTTGCCTGCGGATGTGCTGAACACTCTGCGCATCTCAACCTCGTGTTTTCCAGAAACCACATTGCTCACCTCCAGCCTGTCCATCGAGACGATACGGACGTACTCTAGAAAGCTCAGATACCAGGTTAGAAAGCCCGGCAACAGtgtcgacgatgacgacaacGAGTCGGTCTTCACCTTCTCTAGCCCCAACGTCAAGTCACGCAAGCGCTGGAACCTGCCCAACCTAATGCAAAGCCGgcgcaacaacaaaagaCTCGCAAGCTACGCCCATGACTTGACCCGAAATACCTATCCGGAGCCGAGAGCAACCAAACCCTCTGGTGTCCCCGATTGGGCGCCCATCAAAAATATCTTTCCCACCGGCACCGACCACCTCTGCGACGCCCTCTACGCGCATTTAGTCGCCTACAACTACGTCGGCACCCTCTGTCCTCCCCTACCCAACACATCTTCGCATGCTCTCAAAGAGGCCAAGAGCGTTCGTAACAACCCTTCCAGCCCGACGCGCGGCTCAGACGACAACGTGCGCCGTGTTCCCAGAAAAGCAGAGAGCATCCTCGGCATGAATGACGAAACAGCAGTAAATTTCTCCTCCGGCGCGCTCCACTCTTCCAGAGACGGCGGTTTCAACCGTCCCTTCATCGGGGACAACGAAAAACGAGGTGTGCCAAAAGTATTGAcgagcagcggcagcaacaACGGCGCTGGTTGCGACTTGACTGCGCTAAGGGATATCCATGCCGGGTTGGCAAGGTGCATCACCCGTTTAGTTACGACGCTGAAGCTTACTACTGGGGAGGGTATGGTGGAGGGCGAAGCGCTGTCGCCAAAGGAGACGGTGACGCTGGATCCGTTCCTGCTGAGGACGCTTTGCGAGCTGGTGAGGTGCGCTGAGGAGGCAACTTGTTAAAGGATTCGATTTGTATGGATAATGAGTGTGATGAAGCGGCTTCGTTGGGATGACCGTTGTGATACCTTCAGTGGCCTTACCggtcctcttttttttcttgcctTATTTTATCTCGTCTTATTCACTCTCGCAAGCGTGGTTCTTGCGAGCATGGTTTATGATGGCAAGTTGTGTCGGAAAGAATACCCAATGGCTTGACGGACATGGCGACGGGCTGGGCATGAGCTTTCGGACCTGAGTTACTTTGGTGGCACGTCCGGACGGAGAAGTGTAACGGCAGTGTATTTTAGTGTAGTTGGGAGTACGATTGGGCCAGGCAAGTGGATGGCTTTTGTACATCTAAGCTCACCGTCGTGTGAAGCCGATGATGATATGCCTTTTATTCGTTAATGTCTATTGATGCCCCTTTGCAATTCAACGAGCAGCATTCGTGGATGTCGATGAACGGGCATTTTTGATAGAGGCAATgacaccatcaccgcccTGTAGGGCTGTGCTAACTCCACTGATGATCAGGGCAGTGCCATATGCCAAGGCGGGAGCTAAGTTGTTGACGTGGAGAGACGAGAAGAAATCATAGGGACCCTTGGAGTTCGGAGGGTGTGACAGAGGGTCGCCATTACATGATGATCACTGAATCTCAATGGTCAATCCTCCTCACCGTCTCCATCAACTTTCGTGTCTCCCCCACAAGTCAAATTTCTCCACATTCAACCTCCGCGTCCCTTCGGAAACACCGAACCGTCGTCATCTAGGTTCCTCCTTGGCTGTTCTTTTATCTCCTCCAACATCCTCCACATTCACCGGCAGACCCGCCCCCTGTGTTCCTCGGACTCGGCACATTGCGACATGACACGCAGCACACAACGGAGTACACTACTTGCGAGATTCCCAATTGGTCACCTACCATTACCAACGATACTACGAAACAGTTCACACACCAAAGCTCACTTTAAATGCCGAGAGGCTTCGGAGGTTAGCGTATCCTTCCATCAACCATAATATCTCTCAAGCCATTTCAGTTGGCTCGCCCGACCCGATCATCAACAAACTAAACCCGACCGATCGAGGAATTTACCACAACTTGTTTGTTTCAAACAGAAACTGTCAACTACTTTTCTCACCCCCCGGAAGGAAACatggaacaacaacaaccacaaaaaGAAATGGCTCCTCTTCGGCCCCGTGTTGCCAATGCTTGTGAGGCTTGCAGGTTTGCTAAAGTTAAGTGTCAGGAGAGCAGTCAAGTGGGGATATGTAAAAGGTTGGTTGGTTTATGAATTTATGATGGCTCGCAATTCGGCCTTcggctttcttttttttttttctttttttttttctttcctcctccttcttcttcttcggatTGGTTCTCAGACATCACTTTTTATAGCCGCTAACGTTTGGAATCCATCGGGTATGGTTCAGGTGCTTGGCTTCCAAAAGAGAGTGTATCTTCAAGACTGGTCCCAGAAAAAGACGGCCTAGAGGGTCGAGGATGTAGGTCCTCTATTCCTTCTTTGTCCCTTAACTCACCCTTCCCCACACATATAGTCAGCTTCCCAAATACTCATCCAACCTAAGTATCTACCCTTTCCTGAAATTCCTTAGACATCTCCCCAAGAAGCTCTTCCCACACTTAcacccccttcttcccctcatAGAAACGCCGACCAAAActccacaacaacaaccagcaagaccaactccaactccaaaacatcaacaacagctaAAACCACAATCAAAACTTcaaacccctcctccctccaaaAACAATCTCCCCTCCCCAGCCCATTTCCCGGTCCTTCCCGTACCTTCACCATCGACGTCCCCATCCCCACCGCCTCCGTCGACATAGCCATCAGCTTGGAGTCTCTCCGTCTTAACCACGAGGGGTTTATGGATCACATTTGCCCCGACCTCAGCACCGGGATCGACTCTGAGGGAGATGACGGTATCTACGACTACGACTACGATTATGGATCTGACGGCGAGCCAGTAGGGTCGGTAGTTTCTAGCCATGCGAGTCATGCTAGCTCCTTGCCTGTGGGAGCATCGGCCGCTACGCCGGGGAGTAGTTCTACGTCTGCTTCTGGGGGTGGGTTTAGGAGTGGGAAGGGGAACACCAAAATGGTAGGGCAGGGAGCGGGACTGGGCTCAGGCGGAAGCAGCAGATCCCTCGCCTCCCTCTCAGTCCAACCACAATTCAATGTCGACTCTGCTTCACGACTATTGGACACCTTTAGGAACGTCATGTTGTGGCATTTTCCTTGTGTGTTGGTTGATCATGTCGTCTACAATAAcaacgagaaggaggaggtgaaggtgGAGCTGGAAGAAGCGACGGTGGCGTCCCTAGCAAGGGAGAGGCCGTTCGTGCTGCTGGCTgttttggcggcggcgagcaGTACGCGGACATTACAGGGTCATAGTTTGTACGATGAGGAGTTTAGGAAGATTTTGGGGCTCAAGTTCGTGGCGGGGGGAGAGAGGAGTCTCGAGTTATTGCAGGGGTTGGCGGTCTATGTTGCGTGGTaaggtcttttttttcctttttttttttcccccttttctttccctttttgtCTACATGAGTGGTAATGCATCTAGTGCTTGAAACGGAAAAGGGTAATGGCGACTAATGAGTGATCGTGCCCAGGTATCCCTTCCATCTTCGACCGAAAAACAGACAGGCGTTTCAGTATGTGCGGATGGCAGTCGATATGGTCAATGATCTGGAGCTGGATGTGGATCCTGGTGTTGATGAGCTCACTGGCCCGAGAGGTCCAAGCCCTGAAAGATTGGAGGAGATCAGAACTTATTTAGCTACGTATTATGTTGCGTCAAAGTAGGTGTCATTCACTGCCAGGCATCTCGTTACGCAGTTGACTAACACACAATATCTAGCTTCGCAACATCATGGAACCGCACACCGTCCATGTCCTTCACTAGCTATACCTCCAAATGCTGCGACATCCTCGAGAAGTACAGCATAACTAAGGGAGACCGCATCCTCCCCTGGCTAGTGCGTCTCCAACAGCTCTGCGAAGAAACAAACGATCTACGTAAGCCGCAAAGGGGTGCGGGTGGTCTTCCACAGCCGACCGAGAGCCAGATCGAGATGATCATCAAAGGCATGGAAGCCCAACTAAATGAATGGGAAGTCAAGATGCCTTCTGATCTTCAATCAATACGTACGTTCTCAGTTTCCCCTTCacctcccttcttttcccttcaTTCCAGCCATATTGCCTTCATAACTGACATCCACCTTACATGCCAGCCTCAATCCGCATAACAACTCTCTTCACCCGTCTCTTTCTCACCGGCGCCCCCTTACTCAAGTTGCCCTCTGTCAAGCTTCCAGGGTTAGAAAAAgaccccccttccttccggGTTGACGGGAACCGGCTTCTCAACCTGATCCCCACCCTCCACCAGAACTACGAGTACTTTTTGTCACTTTCGGCAGACGAAATCAACGCCTTCTCCATGATCGGCTGGGGGTGTCTCATTTTGAGCACCATCTTGGGGTTCCGCATGAGTTTCCCCATCATGTTTTGTCCTGAATGGGATGATTATGCggcgaggagggtggtgaagtTTGGAGGGTTTTTGGATCGGTTG includes the following:
- a CDS encoding WD domain-containing protein, giving the protein MLSEEFVSAICGAPLSSNTSIAKDVGIYGHTLSPTYSVKYNFKKSSAPVNCVAVSDSHVYAAQENKAYVHVYSRIRGNQEAFVAFPERIRCLTLAGDVLVLGTAEGRLMLWETSTGRLVSTPARHVQAVSCVIATPFHVLTGSDDSDIHVWSLSSLLELTPSSAEHEPERSLSNHRAAITALSVNASVSYDTNLCVSASKDKSCIIWNYQTGDALRTLLFPTSPLCMSLDPAGRAIIVGCEDSSLYMAEFFKGDSKALLGAQSEDAATVMQISQPFGATQPTGAGPASCLAFSYDGTTLLTGHPKGQIMKWDVVDNKAPVELTNLNAAVTNLVFVSPFESKGGNKATKTSTIVKPNQAERAYTVTTQLEADLRSPTRVDELVNSTGFSQQALENAIAEFQQALAEKEYEKKE